Proteins found in one Nostoc sp. NIES-3756 genomic segment:
- a CDS encoding helix-turn-helix domain-containing protein, whose protein sequence is MVFDYIQKYPLRTKQILGISYEQLQSLLNCASKRHQEIKIRQESRKIRINAAGGGRKEVLSIQEQVCLCLFYLRQMPTFQVLGMLFGVSKTEANDTFHYWIPHFLHLEI, encoded by the coding sequence ATGGTTTTTGATTATATCCAAAAGTATCCGCTAAGAACAAAACAAATTTTAGGGATTAGTTACGAACAATTACAATCACTACTAAATTGTGCGAGCAAACGTCACCAGGAAATTAAAATTCGGCAAGAAAGCCGAAAAATAAGAATTAATGCGGCTGGTGGAGGTCGCAAAGAAGTGTTATCAATCCAAGAACAAGTTTGTTTATGCTTATTTTATTTAAGACAGATGCCGACATTTCAAGTATTAGGAATGTTGTTTGGGGTTTCCAAAACGGAAGCCAACGATACTTTTCATTATTGGATACCTCATTTCTTGCACCTGGAAATTTGA
- a CDS encoding YciI family protein, producing MPKYIVWGTYCDDVLEKRTPYRQAHLDGLAKQKESGVLITIGPTKDVTKVFGIYEAENEETVRQLIENDPYWQNGIWTEYSVKEWIQAI from the coding sequence ATGCCTAAATATATTGTGTGGGGAACTTACTGTGACGACGTTCTCGAAAAGCGCACACCTTACCGTCAAGCGCATTTAGATGGATTAGCAAAACAAAAAGAATCTGGTGTACTCATCACCATCGGCCCAACTAAAGATGTCACCAAAGTCTTTGGTATTTACGAAGCCGAAAATGAAGAAACTGTACGTCAGTTAATTGAAAATGATCCCTACTGGCAAAATGGTATCTGGACTGAATATTCTGTAAAAGAATGGATTCAAGCTATCTAG
- a CDS encoding IS4 family transposase, with protein MIINSFPKIVKDILKSLPKNDYPVLNSRLFFECWLSYALDNSLTSMRDLFQRLNNTGFQVDILTFSKASSHRAQKPFQKIYQKLNELVQKKTHKKLHNKYAICPIDSTIITLTSKLLWVLGHHQVKLFSSLNLATGSPEDNFINFGHEHDYKFGSKMMSSLPTNAVDVMDRGFAGLKFIQELVQENKYFVLRIKNNWKLEFEEQTGLIKVGASDDAQTYRVINFCDLETKTEFRLVTNLPASGEADVSDDEIRDIYRLRWGVELLWKFLKMHLKLDKLITKNFNGITIQIYVSLIAYLILQILSIPAQWGNTLLDKFRYLQSCMCQKISYVH; from the coding sequence ATGATTATAAATTCATTTCCCAAAATTGTCAAAGATATCCTGAAAAGCTTGCCAAAAAACGATTATCCAGTATTAAATAGTCGTCTATTCTTTGAGTGCTGGCTATCCTATGCTCTGGATAACAGTTTAACAAGTATGCGAGATTTATTCCAAAGATTAAATAACACCGGATTTCAAGTAGATATTTTGACCTTTTCTAAAGCCAGTTCTCACCGCGCACAAAAACCCTTTCAAAAAATTTATCAGAAATTGAATGAGTTGGTACAGAAGAAAACTCACAAAAAATTACATAATAAATATGCTATTTGTCCTATTGATTCAACAATTATTACCCTGACAAGTAAATTGTTATGGGTTTTGGGTCATCATCAAGTAAAACTTTTTAGTTCTTTGAATTTAGCTACCGGCAGCCCAGAAGATAACTTTATCAACTTTGGGCATGAGCATGATTATAAATTTGGTTCAAAGATGATGTCTAGTTTACCAACTAATGCTGTAGATGTAATGGATAGAGGCTTCGCGGGATTAAAGTTTATCCAAGAATTGGTACAAGAAAACAAATACTTTGTTTTGCGTATAAAAAATAATTGGAAGTTAGAATTTGAGGAGCAAACTGGATTAATTAAAGTTGGTGCATCTGATGATGCTCAAACCTATAGGGTGATTAATTTTTGTGATTTAGAAACGAAAACTGAATTTCGATTAGTAACTAATTTACCAGCCTCAGGAGAGGCTGATGTTAGTGATGATGAAATTAGGGATATTTATCGATTACGTTGGGGAGTTGAATTGTTGTGGAAGTTTTTAAAGATGCACTTAAAACTTGACAAATTAATTACCAAAAACTTCAATGGTATCACCATACAAATTTACGTTAGTCTGATAGCTTATCTGATTTTACAGATTTTATCTATTCCGGCACAATGGGGAAATACACTATTAGATAAATTCCGCTATCTTCAATCTTGTATGTGTCAGAAAATCAGTTATGTTCATTGA
- the pheT gene encoding phenylalanine--tRNA ligase subunit beta: protein MRISLNWLRELVEIKLSPEELAHTLTMAGFEVEDIEDRRTWADGVVVGRVLERQPHPNADKLSVCQVDVGAAETLNIVCGAANVRADIYVPVATVGAYLPNIDLKIKPAKLRGVPSQGMICSLKELGLPTDVDGIHIFPQENLTLGSDVRPLLGLDDVILDVTATANRADALSMVGIAREVAALTDGKLSIPEPGEVSLSSTTGKLGLKIADTQACPAYIGTVIEQVKIAPSPEWLQQRLRSAGVRPISNVVDITNYVLLEWGQPLHAFDQERLKSVANTDNLTIGVRFANQGETLKTLDGQTRNLTTQNLLITANDKPVALAGVMGGEETEVHDGTQSLVLEAALFDSVAIRRSSRSVGLRSEASGRYERGVNRAELETANRRALSLISELAGGVIVHQEISDTRPDRSTWSHSIILRLDRVNEVLGPVNFGETGEVEAQDVERILIALGCQLTPAGEGTWNVTVPPYRYRDLEREIDLIEEIARLYGYDNFCDTLPDKAEAGYLPVDQELVRKLRASLRAEGLTELIQYSLVKPGEDRQIVLSNPLFAEYSALRTDLLTGLIDAFQYNLEQGNGSLNGFEIGRIFWQEEDGLQEKDAIAGIIGGDTTVGKWSKGGREQPLTLFEAKGILESVFQQLGILVEYQPDCRDHRLHPGRTASLWIGGNRLGVFGQLHPQLRRDKGLPESVYVFQLDLDVLLDALDKDEILVPAFKPYSTYPASDRDIAFFSPIKVSVSEIEKAINKAGKGLLESVELFDEYRGENVPQGQRSLAFRLVYRASDRTLTDTEVEPVHNKVREALVEKFGVNLRS from the coding sequence GCAGATGGTGTTGTTGTGGGGAGAGTGCTTGAACGTCAACCCCACCCCAACGCTGATAAGTTAAGTGTTTGCCAAGTAGATGTCGGTGCAGCCGAGACATTAAATATTGTCTGCGGCGCTGCTAATGTCCGCGCAGATATTTATGTTCCTGTCGCAACTGTCGGCGCTTATTTACCTAACATTGATTTAAAAATTAAACCCGCAAAACTGCGTGGTGTGCCTTCTCAGGGTATGATTTGTTCCTTAAAAGAACTCGGTTTACCCACCGATGTAGATGGCATCCATATTTTCCCTCAAGAAAACCTCACCTTGGGTAGTGATGTACGCCCCTTGTTAGGTTTAGATGATGTCATTCTAGATGTCACCGCCACCGCTAACCGTGCAGATGCACTAAGTATGGTAGGTATAGCGCGAGAAGTGGCAGCTTTAACAGATGGAAAACTCAGTATCCCTGAACCTGGGGAAGTATCCTTATCTAGCACCACCGGGAAGTTAGGTTTAAAAATTGCAGATACTCAAGCCTGTCCTGCTTATATTGGTACAGTCATTGAACAGGTGAAAATTGCCCCGTCTCCTGAATGGTTGCAGCAGCGTTTACGTTCGGCTGGGGTAAGACCAATTAGTAATGTAGTTGATATTACTAACTATGTATTGTTGGAATGGGGGCAACCATTACACGCATTTGACCAAGAGCGGTTAAAGTCTGTTGCTAATACCGATAATTTAACTATCGGTGTGCGTTTTGCTAATCAAGGGGAAACACTGAAAACCCTAGATGGGCAAACTCGCAACCTAACAACACAAAACTTATTAATTACAGCTAACGATAAACCCGTAGCTTTAGCCGGAGTTATGGGTGGTGAAGAAACCGAAGTCCATGACGGTACGCAAAGCCTAGTTTTAGAAGCAGCATTATTTGATTCTGTCGCCATTCGCCGTTCTTCTCGTAGCGTAGGGTTACGTAGTGAAGCCTCTGGGAGATACGAACGCGGTGTCAACCGTGCAGAGTTAGAAACAGCTAACCGTCGCGCCTTATCCCTCATTAGCGAATTGGCTGGTGGCGTAATTGTCCATCAGGAAATCTCTGATACCCGCCCCGATCGCTCAACTTGGAGCCATTCGATTATACTGCGTTTAGACCGGGTAAATGAGGTACTAGGCCCCGTTAATTTCGGGGAAACTGGCGAAGTAGAAGCACAGGATGTAGAACGCATCCTCATCGCTTTGGGATGTCAGCTAACTCCAGCCGGCGAAGGAACTTGGAATGTCACTGTCCCACCCTACCGTTACCGTGACTTGGAACGGGAAATTGATTTAATTGAAGAAATTGCCCGTCTTTATGGTTACGACAATTTCTGTGATACTCTCCCAGACAAGGCGGAAGCTGGTTATTTACCTGTAGATCAGGAACTGGTGCGGAAATTACGGGCTTCTCTACGAGCGGAAGGTTTGACAGAATTAATCCAATACTCCTTAGTTAAGCCAGGGGAAGATAGACAGATAGTTTTAAGCAACCCCTTATTTGCCGAATATTCTGCCTTACGTACCGATTTACTTACCGGATTAATTGACGCTTTCCAATACAACCTGGAACAAGGTAACGGTTCCCTCAACGGTTTTGAAATTGGGCGGATTTTTTGGCAAGAGGAAGACGGCTTGCAAGAAAAAGATGCGATCGCTGGTATTATCGGCGGTGATACTACCGTTGGTAAATGGTCAAAAGGCGGTCGTGAGCAACCCCTAACTTTGTTTGAAGCCAAAGGCATTTTAGAAAGCGTCTTTCAGCAATTAGGTATTCTAGTAGAATATCAACCCGATTGCCGTGATCATCGCCTGCACCCAGGACGCACAGCCTCATTATGGATTGGTGGCAACAGATTAGGTGTCTTTGGTCAACTTCATCCCCAACTACGCCGCGACAAAGGTTTACCAGAATCAGTTTACGTATTCCAGTTGGATCTGGATGTACTGTTGGATGCCTTAGACAAAGATGAAATTCTTGTACCTGCATTCAAACCTTACTCTACCTATCCAGCAAGCGATCGCGATATCGCCTTTTTCTCGCCGATTAAAGTCTCCGTCTCAGAAATCGAAAAAGCCATTAACAAAGCTGGTAAAGGCTTACTAGAGTCGGTAGAACTATTCGATGAATATCGCGGCGAAAACGTCCCTCAAGGACAACGGAGTTTGGCATTTAGACTAGTGTATCGGGCAAGCGATCGCACCCTCACAGACACCGAAGTCGAACCAGTACACAACAAAGTGCGTGAAGCCTTAGTAGAAAAATTCGGCGTGAATCTGAGAAGTTAA
- a CDS encoding photosystem II manganese-stabilizing polypeptide, producing MRYRALIVAFLAVCLGLLTACSDAPAASSREILTYEQIRGTGLANKCPQLTETSRGSIPLDSSQSYVIKELCLEPTNFFVKEEPANKRQSAEFVAGKLLTRYTSTIDQVSGDLKFNDDNSLTFVETDGLDFQAITVQLPGGERVPFLFTIKNLVAQTQPNLTSLNTSTDFEGTFKVPSYRGAAFLDPKGRGVTSGYDNAVALPAQADDEDLTRTNIKRAEILKGKISLQVAKVDSASGEIAGTFESEQPSDTDLGADEPKEVKIRGIFYARVEPSRA from the coding sequence ATGAGGTATCGCGCTTTAATTGTTGCATTCTTGGCTGTGTGCTTGGGGCTACTAACTGCTTGTAGTGATGCTCCAGCTGCTAGTAGTAGAGAAATACTGACTTACGAACAAATTCGTGGCACTGGCTTGGCTAACAAATGTCCTCAACTGACAGAAACAAGCCGTGGCTCAATTCCTTTGGATTCTAGCCAGTCTTACGTCATCAAAGAACTTTGCTTAGAACCAACCAACTTCTTCGTCAAAGAAGAACCTGCTAATAAACGTCAATCAGCAGAATTTGTAGCTGGTAAATTATTAACCAGATACACATCCACCATTGACCAAGTATCAGGTGATCTCAAGTTCAATGATGATAACAGCTTGACTTTTGTAGAAACTGATGGTCTTGATTTCCAAGCCATTACTGTGCAATTACCTGGTGGCGAACGAGTACCTTTCCTCTTCACCATCAAGAACCTAGTTGCTCAAACACAACCCAATTTAACCAGTCTCAACACTTCTACAGACTTTGAAGGTACATTCAAAGTACCTTCCTATCGTGGTGCTGCATTCTTAGATCCTAAAGGTCGTGGTGTTACTAGCGGCTACGATAATGCTGTTGCTCTTCCCGCTCAAGCTGATGATGAAGATCTCACCCGTACTAACATTAAGCGTGCGGAAATTCTTAAAGGCAAAATTTCTCTCCAAGTAGCTAAAGTTGATAGCGCTAGTGGTGAAATTGCTGGTACTTTTGAGAGCGAACAGCCTTCTGATACAGATTTAGGCGCTGATGAACCTAAAGAAGTGAAGATTCGGGGGATATTCTACGCTCGTGTTGAACCCAGCCGTGCTTAA
- a CDS encoding RNA polymerase sigma factor SigF, with amino-acid sequence MPTAATNELKYEIWQLLREYQQSRSENIRNQLVQLNFGLVRKEAHYWMNQCRENYDDLVQVGCLGLIRAIERFEISKGHAFSSFAIPYIRGEIQHYLRDKGVTVRIPRRYLAIQQRAIGVSRALREQYNRQPTDTELATALEISPEEWQEIKLAWVNRAPLSLDVPVQDGEEGATSLGDLVPDSHYRSFQLAQEDQIRLQQALFQLEQRTREVLECVFLQDLTQKQVAEHLGISVVTVSRRVKKGLDLLKNLMCAADD; translated from the coding sequence ATGCCTACAGCAGCTACCAACGAACTAAAGTACGAAATTTGGCAGTTGTTACGAGAATATCAGCAATCTCGCTCAGAAAATATTCGTAATCAACTGGTACAACTTAATTTTGGATTAGTGAGGAAAGAAGCTCACTACTGGATGAATCAATGTCGGGAAAACTACGATGATTTAGTTCAAGTTGGTTGTTTGGGTTTAATTAGAGCTATTGAAAGATTTGAAATTTCCAAAGGTCATGCTTTTAGCTCTTTTGCAATTCCTTACATTCGCGGCGAGATTCAACACTACCTGCGTGACAAGGGCGTAACAGTGAGGATTCCTCGGCGTTACTTAGCTATACAACAACGAGCTATAGGTGTTTCCCGTGCTTTGAGAGAACAGTATAACCGTCAACCAACCGACACAGAATTAGCAACAGCATTGGAAATTTCCCCAGAGGAATGGCAGGAAATCAAATTAGCCTGGGTAAATCGCGCTCCCTTGAGTTTGGATGTGCCTGTGCAAGATGGTGAAGAGGGAGCAACTAGTTTGGGAGACTTGGTTCCTGATAGTCACTATCGCAGTTTTCAGTTGGCACAAGAAGACCAAATTCGTTTACAACAAGCCTTGTTCCAGCTAGAACAGCGTACTCGTGAAGTTTTAGAGTGTGTATTCTTGCAAGACTTGACGCAAAAACAAGTAGCTGAACACTTGGGAATTAGCGTAGTCACAGTTTCTAGGAGAGTCAAAAAAGGACTGGACTTGTTAAAGAATCTCATGTGTGCAGCAGATGACTAA